DNA sequence from the Juglans microcarpa x Juglans regia isolate MS1-56 chromosome 5S, Jm3101_v1.0, whole genome shotgun sequence genome:
CACATTACCTCTagtacaaaaacaaacaaaagtagATAAGAGAgtatataaacaataataacCTCAATTGAATTACAAAATAAGGGCCAACAATAACAGCATTTAACCTAAGAAGAATGCCAACTGCATCAAAAAATCCCTGGAGAACAGTGGCTAAGATGAGCTCGTTTTCGTCTTCACCCCCAGTGACAAAAAAGTGAAGGTCTTGAGCAAACTTGTAAACAACAATGTTATTCTCAAACATTCCTATTTCAGCTGTAAATAAAGTAGCAAGATGTTAACATGTAAACAATGAGAATAAAAACTAAGCActgtaaatgtaaataattGCTTGCATCCaccaataaatacaaaaaaggaTTAAGATTCATATTCAGGTGATCAAAACAGAAAGGTTGTCACTCACAAACCAAATTCAACGCAGTTAACttacataaaattctcataagaggatgattatttcaaaattagagTAATTTATCTTCCAATGTCAAAATCAGCAGTGTTTTACATAGAGCCAAGGCTTGCATGTCTATAATGGGAGAGACAAGTTTGCAAAGTTGCCCAGTGATAAAAATGAAGCACTTCACAACTAGACAAAATGGAAACAGGTACCTTCTGTCCGTGCATTTGTCTTTAGAGTCTTAGTATATACAGCTTTCTCAAATGCTTCCTTTGCACTATTTGTTGACCAGTCATCTGAGTAATACTTGGCAGCGACACGCTTCCCTTCAGAATCCAAGAGTAGGATGTTTTTTATTGAAGGGCATGActcctacaaaataaaaataaaaatggtaatTAGATTACCATTAACTTGATTCTTCACAGTATCATCTTGACTGTATTCTAACCCTGCCAAGAGCATCCACCACAACATCTCTAAAATGATGGactaaaatagattatttgacTAATAACCTATCAAGAAAGTATGAAAGTCAGCAGACAATCTTGAGCTCCCTGCAGTCATGTGTAAAGATAAAACATTTGAATCAGCAGCACTGCTAAACA
Encoded proteins:
- the LOC121267354 gene encoding coatomer subunit zeta-2-like, which translates into the protein MESCPSIKNILLLDSEGKRVAAKYYSDDWSTNSAKEAFEKAVYTKTLKTNARTEAEIGMFENNIVVYKFAQDLHFFVTGGEDENELILATVLQGFFDAVGILLRGNVEKKEALENLDLILLCMDEIIDGGIILETDANIIAGKVASNSLDSGASLSEQTISQALATAREHLTRSLLT